One Paraburkholderia kururiensis DNA window includes the following coding sequences:
- a CDS encoding MFS transporter codes for MFRRVTTRVLLLLCAMYLITYVDRVNVSTAASQFGAELGLTHTQIGFVFSAFAYPYLVFQIIGGWLGDRFGPRRTLAVCAIIWAGATVLTGLAGGFVSLVIARLLLGLGEGATFPTATRAMSNWTTPERRGFAQGITHAASRIGNAVAPPLITWLMLATSWRGSFVVTGIISFLWALVWIWYFRDDPREHPRISNVESDRLPAYSGFKERKPVPWRALVGRMAPVTLVYFCYGWVLWLFLGWIPQYFLHNYHLQLGKSALFASGVFFAGVLGDWLGGEVTDKILKRTGRPRLARSAMVALCMFATLLSLMPIMLVPNMSITLAAACLSLGFFFNEMTIGPMWAVPMDIAPKHAGTASGVMNTGSALAAIISPVVGGWMIDVTGNWNLPFIASMALMAAGIVLSIAMRPDRRLDEQTDETIKPAAGLV; via the coding sequence ATGTTCCGTCGAGTCACGACGCGCGTTCTGTTGCTGTTGTGCGCGATGTACCTCATCACCTACGTTGACCGCGTCAACGTGAGCACGGCCGCGAGCCAGTTCGGCGCCGAGCTGGGTCTTACCCATACGCAGATCGGCTTTGTCTTTTCCGCGTTCGCGTATCCGTATCTCGTCTTCCAGATCATCGGCGGATGGCTGGGCGACCGCTTCGGGCCGCGCCGCACGCTCGCCGTGTGCGCCATCATCTGGGCCGGCGCGACGGTGCTCACGGGCCTTGCGGGCGGTTTCGTGTCGCTCGTGATCGCGCGGCTGCTGCTGGGTCTGGGCGAAGGCGCCACGTTCCCCACCGCCACGCGCGCCATGTCGAACTGGACCACGCCCGAGCGGCGCGGCTTCGCGCAGGGCATCACGCACGCGGCCTCGCGCATCGGCAACGCGGTGGCGCCGCCGCTCATCACGTGGCTCATGCTTGCCACGTCGTGGCGCGGCTCGTTCGTGGTGACGGGCATCATCAGCTTCCTGTGGGCACTCGTGTGGATCTGGTATTTCCGCGACGACCCGCGCGAGCACCCGCGCATCAGCAACGTCGAAAGCGACCGCCTGCCCGCCTACAGCGGCTTCAAGGAACGCAAGCCGGTGCCCTGGCGCGCGCTGGTGGGCCGCATGGCGCCCGTCACGCTCGTGTACTTCTGCTACGGCTGGGTGCTGTGGCTCTTCCTCGGCTGGATTCCGCAGTACTTCCTGCACAACTATCACCTGCAACTGGGCAAGTCCGCGCTCTTCGCGTCGGGCGTGTTCTTCGCGGGCGTGCTGGGCGACTGGCTGGGCGGCGAAGTGACCGACAAGATTCTCAAGCGCACCGGCCGGCCGCGCCTTGCGCGTAGCGCAATGGTGGCCCTCTGCATGTTCGCGACGCTGCTCTCGCTCATGCCCATCATGCTGGTGCCGAACATGTCCATCACGCTGGCGGCGGCGTGCCTGAGTCTCGGCTTCTTCTTCAACGAGATGACCATCGGACCGATGTGGGCCGTGCCGATGGACATCGCGCCGAAGCACGCGGGCACCGCGAGCGGCGTGATGAACACGGGCTCCGCGCTCGCCGCCATCATCAGCCCCGTGGTGGGCGGCTGGATGATCGACGTGACGGGCAACTGGAATCTGCCGTTCATTGCGTCGATGGCGCTCATGGCGGCGGGCATCGTGCTCTCCATCGCCATGCGCCCGGACCGCCGCCTCGACGAGCAGACCGACGAGACGATCAAACCGGCGGCCGGACTCGTCTGA
- a CDS encoding enoyl-CoA hydratase/isomerase family protein, producing MNEAGIVVQRDGFIATVTINRPHKLNAMTKTLWRELGDTIDALSAEESLRCIVLRGAGEKAFSPGNDIGEFATDRANVEQAREYGALMHRTLDAFERCRHPLVAMIHGICVGGGLEIASMCDLRICGESSRFGVPIKNLGLVMAHAELAGLVKLAGPAVALEILLEGRIFGAQEALQKGLVTRVVADADVTDEAWACATRIAEGAPLVARWHKQLVRRVMNPAPLTAAERDEGFACFGTEDFRIGYQAFLAKTKPAFTGQ from the coding sequence ATGAACGAAGCAGGCATTGTGGTCCAGCGTGATGGTTTCATCGCGACCGTCACGATCAACCGGCCGCACAAGTTGAACGCGATGACGAAGACGCTGTGGCGCGAGCTGGGCGACACCATCGACGCGTTGTCCGCCGAAGAAAGCCTGCGCTGCATCGTGCTGCGCGGCGCGGGCGAGAAGGCGTTTTCGCCGGGCAACGATATCGGCGAATTCGCCACGGATCGCGCGAACGTGGAGCAGGCGCGCGAGTACGGCGCGCTGATGCATCGCACGCTCGATGCGTTCGAGCGCTGCCGCCATCCGCTCGTCGCGATGATTCACGGCATCTGCGTGGGCGGCGGGCTGGAGATTGCATCGATGTGCGACCTGCGCATCTGCGGCGAGTCGAGCCGTTTCGGCGTGCCCATCAAGAACCTCGGGCTCGTGATGGCGCACGCGGAACTCGCGGGGCTCGTGAAGCTGGCGGGGCCGGCCGTGGCGCTCGAAATCCTGCTGGAAGGGCGCATTTTCGGCGCACAGGAAGCCTTGCAGAAGGGGCTCGTCACGCGTGTGGTCGCGGATGCCGACGTTACCGATGAAGCCTGGGCGTGCGCCACGCGCATCGCTGAAGGTGCGCCGCTCGTCGCGCGCTGGCACAAGCAGCTCGTGCGTCGCGTGATGAATCCGGCGCCGCTCACGGCCGCCGAGCGCGACGAAGGCTTCGCATGCTTCGGCACCGAGGACTTCCGCATCGGCTATCAGGCGTTTCTCGCGAAGACGAAGCCGGCATTCACGGGTCAATGA
- a CDS encoding CaiB/BaiF CoA transferase family protein: MAQKAGPLAGMRVIELAHIMSGPVCGMMLADMGADVIKVEKVPGGDDSRRFAPIMAHGESASFMIVNRNKRGIALNLKTAGGREVLQRLLAGADVVTENYRKGTMEKLGMGYDVLKAMNPGLIYCAISGYGRSGPLADKAGFDLIAQGMSGLMSMTGEPGQAPIKAGSPVTDINAGILAALGICAAYAEKQRTGRGQMVDTSLFEAGLQQMYWAFANYFADGTVLPKLGSANPTSAPYQAFRTLDGWINVGAANQSNYERLVDVLGMSQLASDARFSTNAARMANRAALVEVLGARLAQKTTAEWLDEFDAIGLPCGPVLDVPQVATHEQTLARGMVVESDHPLAGRTRGIGLPIHFSAGDEPDGAKEKQEPMPRSRPAPLYGEHTRAVLREYGFDDERIDALVTEGAVLAHDAQRAAV; this comes from the coding sequence ATGGCACAAAAAGCAGGCCCGCTGGCCGGCATGCGCGTGATCGAACTCGCGCACATCATGTCGGGCCCTGTGTGCGGCATGATGCTCGCCGACATGGGCGCGGACGTGATCAAGGTAGAGAAGGTGCCGGGCGGCGACGACTCGCGCCGCTTCGCGCCCATCATGGCGCACGGCGAGTCGGCGTCGTTCATGATCGTCAACCGCAACAAGCGCGGCATTGCGCTGAACCTGAAGACGGCGGGCGGGCGCGAGGTGCTGCAACGGCTGCTCGCGGGCGCGGACGTGGTGACCGAGAACTATCGCAAGGGCACCATGGAAAAGCTCGGCATGGGCTACGACGTGTTGAAGGCGATGAACCCGGGGCTCATCTATTGCGCGATTTCGGGCTACGGGCGCAGCGGGCCGCTGGCCGACAAGGCGGGCTTCGACCTCATCGCGCAGGGCATGAGCGGGCTCATGAGCATGACGGGCGAGCCGGGCCAGGCGCCCATCAAGGCGGGCTCGCCCGTTACTGACATCAACGCGGGCATTCTCGCGGCGCTCGGCATCTGCGCCGCGTATGCCGAGAAGCAGCGCACGGGCCGCGGCCAGATGGTGGACACGTCGCTCTTCGAAGCGGGCTTGCAGCAGATGTACTGGGCCTTCGCCAACTACTTCGCGGACGGCACCGTGCTGCCCAAGCTGGGTTCGGCCAATCCGACGAGCGCGCCGTATCAGGCGTTTCGCACGCTGGACGGCTGGATCAACGTGGGCGCCGCGAACCAGAGCAACTACGAGCGCCTGGTGGACGTGCTCGGCATGTCGCAACTGGCGAGCGATGCGCGCTTCAGCACGAACGCGGCGCGCATGGCCAATCGCGCGGCGCTCGTTGAAGTGCTGGGCGCGCGGCTCGCGCAGAAGACCACGGCCGAGTGGCTCGACGAATTCGATGCCATCGGCCTGCCCTGCGGACCGGTGCTCGACGTGCCGCAGGTCGCCACGCATGAGCAGACCCTGGCGCGCGGGATGGTGGTGGAGTCCGACCATCCGCTTGCGGGACGCACGCGCGGCATCGGGTTGCCCATCCACTTTTCGGCGGGCGACGAGCCGGATGGCGCGAAGGAGAAGCAGGAGCCGATGCCGCGCTCGCGTCCCGCGCCGCTCTATGGCGAGCACACGCGCGCCGTGCTGCGCGAGTATGGGTTCGACGACGAGCGTATCGATGCACTCGTCACGGAGGGCGCGGTGCTGGCGCACGATGCCCAGCGTGCGGCTGTATGA